From a region of the Rhipicephalus microplus isolate Deutch F79 chromosome X, USDA_Rmic, whole genome shotgun sequence genome:
- the LOC142776473 gene encoding uncharacterized protein LOC142776473: protein MATFNILQGDLVICPYICHHKVKRGRLSIHVSKCRRDGRRLQRKPCPFNPDHDAPAEPDGYLQHLATCPDKTTMLLCTQTSDDPPYEVPAPGGAQPFHHEPDEQWVAEPARACISPVTECERPPGGTCLPCTRSRQPHVPAACVSLERRAVVTRNVAGITLANSNRRQNSNQASVLYQIEQPYSQQAPQAQSHASLQRLGGRLTRDLVAPQATKASPPSLAQALATHEQSNQASKRYVCQVPLNHNDRPRSTKAGKPSASQATQPVIDYPKNPSDCRS from the coding sequence ATGGCTACATTCAACATCTTGCAAGGCGACCTGGTGATCTGTCCGTACATCTGTCACCACAAGGTCAAGAGAGGGCGGCTAAGTATACACGTGTCGAAGTGTCGACGGGACGGTCGCCGGCTACAACGAAAGCCATGCCCCTTCAACCCTGACCACGACGCGCCCGCTGAACCGGATGGATATCTTCAGCACCTGGCTACCTGCCCAGATAAAACAACAATGTTGCTGTGCACGCAAACTAGCGACGACCCTCCTTACGAGGTGCCAGCTCCAGGAGGTGCACAGCCTTTCCATCATGAGCCCGATGAGCAGTGGGTCGCGGAGCCAGCTAGAGCGTGCATATCACCAGTCACCGAGTGCGAACGGCCACCCGGTGGTACCTGCCTGCCATGTACCCGCAGCCGTCAACCGCACGTGCCTGCAGCATGCGTGTCATTGGAAAGGCGGGCtgtggtgacgaggaacgtcgctGGGATCACGCTCGCGAACTCGAACAGAAGGCAGAACAGCAACCAGGCTTCCGTCCTATATCAGATCGAGCAGCCTTACAGCCAACAGGCCCCTCAAGCCCAGAGCCATGCATCCCTGCAGCGTCTAGGAGGCCGACTAACAAGAGACTTGGTAGCCCCACAGGCTACCAAAGCCAGTCCACCCTCTCTTGCCCAGGCTCTGGCCACTCATGAGCAGTCCAACCAGGCCAGCAAGCGCTATGTATGCCAGGTTCCCCTGAACCATAACGACCGTCCAAGGAGCACCAAAGCTGGCAAACCATCTGCTTCGCAGGCCACCCAGCCTGTGATTGATTATCCGAAGAACCCTTCTGACTGTCGAAGCTGA